A portion of the Bacteroides faecium genome contains these proteins:
- a CDS encoding RagB/SusD family nutrient uptake outer membrane protein yields MKNIKYTLLVLLIGVMQSCDYLDLSPVDSYGISNYWSTKDQAERFVRGLHYRVRERQEALFKMGELRGGTFYGSNSSLFNQTISDVPAVTNNLTEANYVISNWGNFYMDIMQINHAIQSVPGSSALNETEKNYYMGVLHGLRSFYYFHLFRTYGGVPLIETARVMDGGFTPSDLNQPRATEEEVYNFLVRDIKASEDYFADDAFSINSTDKSSYWSKAATKMLRAEILLWGCEVKPIGGGSVYSKNIPADLAAAKQALQDIIDCGKYGFASKTSFEEVFDVTKKDNKEMIFVIRYMLNEKENFFSKFMYPTNTNLVGFENADGVEYKGDNVNPLKLNGTASNYQYAKEFFDTFSESDIRRSATFFDVYKVDGGAAAILLNKYKGELDNDIRKFTNDWPVYRYADLQLMLAEIVALQGGDPAAYINSVRERAYGSAYAANKYPRSGETAEDAILEERSKEFVGEGKRWYDIRRMKDGELAKSLQISVSGDLVEKHLLWPVDATVMSKDPLVQQTPGY; encoded by the coding sequence ATGAAAAATATAAAATATACATTATTAGTGTTGTTGATAGGAGTCATGCAGTCTTGCGATTATTTGGACTTGAGTCCGGTAGACTCCTATGGTATCAGTAATTACTGGAGTACCAAAGATCAGGCGGAACGCTTTGTGCGCGGTTTGCATTATCGTGTTCGCGAGCGTCAGGAAGCGCTGTTCAAAATGGGTGAACTTAGAGGTGGAACTTTTTACGGCTCAAACTCTTCTTTGTTCAATCAGACTATTAGTGATGTGCCGGCTGTGACAAACAATCTCACTGAAGCTAATTATGTGATAAGCAACTGGGGCAACTTCTATATGGACATCATGCAGATTAACCATGCCATCCAGTCCGTCCCCGGCAGTTCTGCCTTGAATGAAACAGAAAAGAACTATTATATGGGTGTGTTGCACGGATTGAGAAGTTTCTATTACTTCCATCTGTTCCGTACCTATGGCGGAGTTCCTCTGATTGAAACCGCACGCGTGATGGACGGTGGTTTCACCCCTTCCGACTTGAATCAGCCGCGGGCTACGGAAGAAGAAGTCTACAATTTCCTTGTAAGAGACATCAAGGCATCGGAAGATTATTTCGCAGATGATGCATTTTCCATCAATTCCACAGACAAAAGCTCTTATTGGAGCAAGGCGGCAACAAAGATGTTGAGAGCCGAAATCCTGTTGTGGGGATGCGAGGTAAAACCCATTGGCGGTGGAAGCGTCTACTCAAAAAATATACCGGCCGACCTGGCAGCAGCCAAACAAGCGTTGCAGGATATTATAGATTGCGGCAAGTACGGCTTTGCTTCCAAGACCAGCTTTGAAGAGGTTTTTGACGTAACGAAGAAAGATAATAAAGAAATGATATTCGTTATTCGCTACATGCTGAATGAGAAAGAAAATTTCTTTAGCAAATTCATGTATCCTACGAATACCAATCTGGTAGGTTTCGAGAATGCAGATGGTGTAGAGTACAAAGGCGATAATGTGAATCCTTTGAAACTGAATGGTACTGCATCCAACTATCAGTATGCAAAAGAGTTCTTTGATACGTTCAGTGAAAGCGATATTCGTCGTAGCGCCACTTTCTTTGATGTATATAAGGTAGACGGTGGAGCGGCAGCTATACTCTTGAATAAATATAAAGGAGAACTGGACAATGATATACGTAAGTTCACGAACGACTGGCCCGTCTATCGCTATGCGGATTTGCAGTTGATGCTGGCTGAAATCGTAGCATTGCAGGGAGGCGATCCTGCTGCATATATCAATAGTGTCCGTGAACGTGCATACGGTTCCGCTTATGCTGCCAACAAATACCCCCGTAGTGGTGAAACAGCAGAAGATGCGATTCTGGAAGAACGTTCTAAAGAGTTTGTTGGTGAAGGTAAGCGTTGGTATGACATCCGCCGTATGAAGGATGGAGAATTGGCTAAGTCTCTTCAGATTAGCGTTTCGGGCGACCTTGTTGAGAAGCATCTGTTATGGCCTGTCGATGCTACTGTAATGTCGAAAGACCCGTTGGTACAGCAGACACCGGGTTATTAA
- a CDS encoding fimbrillin family protein — translation MKKQSIFPVLGLCAAFLATACSDDDYTQTDFTRPAGGNQIFLNCQSQLGDNKTAWAADSKIGFFCEQTKTTNLAVGVAAPFVGQTEGMFYTQVAWDKEAGEHTFYAYTPYNKDNTSAKAVAGVLSNSQLQSGTSNTHLTNTALTYATAKSAEVETAIPMTFKHALGYLDISCKTATKYIGWKVKSIDFSTEDGIALAGDYKFDLTTGQFNIADGSSKIQLRVDNAPALAANEVFHGYMSMNPMDLSTKRCNVKVAIEKVGEDDLSLTGTIASINILAGSINTLNLELDNLTAELLEDLSIDLSATETANCYVAGKAGQEYRFKATVMGNGAITPAVEGDETKKGITPSPLTPVSASILWQSERSLISGVKLKNDYIYFTLNGSDETALEAGNAVIAAYDGAGTIVWSWHIWVTDVDLNAKVQTYTVHADYGAFLNYQSPMMMDRNLGATDDKLWSTATDPKGSHGLFYQWGRKDPIIGPSDDAASVHATVYDKDNEVVSWDFTVATLLSREDIAKYPMKYIKGDNWLNEDAYDLWGNSAVYDSNGGDGSTGSKSIYDPCPPGYRVPHPYVWSGFTSTVSGGNHKTGAVTTSASGDITKQGGVTFANGGTAIYPSTGFINNGALQRVAPASNGCISLWSNAATKKDFGTQFYYDATNCNTPKGNKRTFGFGVRCMKDNTAN, via the coding sequence ATGAAAAAACAATCTATATTTCCGGTCTTAGGACTCTGTGCAGCGTTTCTTGCCACTGCATGCAGTGACGATGACTATACCCAGACTGATTTTACGCGTCCGGCGGGGGGAAATCAAATTTTCCTCAATTGCCAGTCACAGTTGGGTGATAATAAGACGGCTTGGGCGGCAGATAGTAAAATTGGTTTCTTCTGTGAGCAGACAAAAACAACCAATCTTGCTGTGGGAGTTGCAGCTCCTTTTGTGGGACAGACCGAGGGAATGTTCTACACACAGGTAGCGTGGGACAAAGAAGCAGGAGAACATACTTTCTATGCTTACACTCCTTATAATAAGGACAATACATCAGCGAAAGCTGTTGCCGGGGTTTTGAGTAACTCACAATTGCAGTCGGGCACGTCGAACACTCATTTGACGAACACTGCCCTGACATATGCGACAGCTAAGTCTGCCGAAGTGGAAACTGCCATTCCGATGACCTTCAAGCATGCTTTGGGATATTTGGACATCAGTTGCAAGACGGCTACCAAGTATATCGGTTGGAAAGTGAAATCTATCGATTTTTCTACAGAAGACGGCATTGCTTTAGCCGGTGATTACAAATTTGACCTTACTACCGGGCAATTCAACATAGCTGACGGCTCTTCCAAAATACAGTTGAGAGTGGACAATGCTCCGGCACTTGCTGCGAACGAGGTCTTTCACGGATATATGTCTATGAATCCTATGGACTTGTCGACGAAACGATGCAATGTAAAAGTAGCGATTGAAAAAGTCGGTGAGGATGACCTTAGCCTGACTGGTACGATTGCTTCTATCAATATACTTGCAGGCAGCATTAACACATTGAATCTGGAACTGGATAATCTGACTGCCGAACTTTTGGAAGACTTGTCTATCGATTTAAGCGCGACAGAAACTGCAAACTGCTATGTGGCAGGCAAGGCAGGACAGGAATATCGCTTTAAGGCTACCGTTATGGGTAATGGAGCGATTACTCCGGCAGTAGAGGGGGATGAAACAAAGAAGGGTATCACTCCTTCTCCGTTAACTCCTGTATCGGCTTCAATTCTTTGGCAGAGCGAAAGAAGCCTGATATCCGGCGTAAAACTGAAAAATGATTATATTTACTTTACCCTGAACGGTTCGGATGAAACGGCGTTGGAAGCAGGTAATGCCGTTATTGCCGCTTATGACGGTGCAGGAACTATTGTCTGGAGTTGGCATATTTGGGTAACAGATGTGGATTTGAACGCTAAGGTACAAACATATACTGTACATGCTGATTATGGAGCATTCCTCAATTACCAGTCGCCTATGATGATGGATCGTAATTTAGGTGCAACGGATGATAAGTTGTGGTCAACGGCTACCGATCCTAAGGGTTCACACGGCTTATTCTATCAATGGGGACGTAAAGACCCGATTATTGGTCCGAGTGATGACGCTGCAAGTGTACACGCCACAGTTTATGATAAGGACAATGAGGTTGTAAGTTGGGACTTTACAGTGGCGACATTGCTCTCAAGAGAAGATATAGCAAAATATCCGATGAAGTATATCAAGGGAGATAATTGGCTGAATGAAGATGCTTATGATTTATGGGGAAATTCGGCCGTGTATGATAGCAATGGTGGAGATGGCTCTACCGGTTCGAAATCAATTTACGACCCATGCCCACCGGGATATCGTGTTCCTCATCCTTATGTATGGAGTGGATTTACATCAACAGTCAGTGGCGGTAATCATAAAACAGGTGCTGTTACTACTAGTGCTTCTGGTGATATAACGAAACAGGGTGGTGTTACTTTCGCTAATGGTGGAACGGCTATTTATCCTAGTACCGGTTTTATCAATAACGGTGCACTGCAGCGGGTTGCCCCTGCAAGTAACGGATGCATAAGCTTATGGAGTAATGCTGCAACCAAAAAAGACTTTGGAACACAGTTCTATTATGATGCAACGAATTGTAATACTCCTAAAGGAAATAAGCGCACATTTGGTTTTGGTGTCCGTTGTATGAAAGACAATACCGCAAACTAA
- a CDS encoding SusC/RagA family TonB-linked outer membrane protein, producing the protein MRKRHLKYCREVIFMVVAMLCSIGSMYAQVGQAVSGVVKDVAGEPLIGVSVLEVGTSNGAITDLDGKYTLTLTKSKSILAFSYIGYAQQNIPVDGRKNIMVVLKDDAIGLQEVIVTGYGKTVTKDKLTAAISKVSSEVLEKGVRSNPLTALAGTVTGVRVTQTSGQPGAGPSIQVRAGASLNGSGSPLYIIDGVQKSDMNDINSNDIESIEVLKDAAATALYGARANNGVVLVTTKSGHVGKTTVTLNVNIGKGFARDNYDFMNARDYLYWERMAAKRSGDDLNLVNGWGTGNDITADGNKSSNGIYSTSILTDKNKYLLDYGWQSMKDPASDNYLLFKETDFMKLNTQDAWTQDYNVSFSGGNDKGKYYSSIGYYDETGFPLESGYQRLSFNLNGEYKIKSWLKASGFVNFSRSETSPNYMSDANFWSVVAAAPPTFKGANLDGTVITLLNNTQNANWNEMKNYYYRRNTAYKTTLGTSFQVDLMKGLSLKLSGMWYLWMKETESFDKELPTAPGKLNATRKASATYARKLDQTYNAILNYNASFGDHNVSAVGGFEIIDKYSYGLSASGQGATSDDFIGLQFTAPLDANGKSTRNMSTTHTQERIMSGFVNATYDYKSKYLFSFSGRYDGYSKLVDNRWGFFPGVSAAWNVYREEFMEKYLDIFSNIKVRMGYGQNGNVNGIGLYELQGSYANAGNYNGIYGLLINDIAYPGLRWEKTTSFDTAIELGLFNKVDLSVGYFNKKTTDLIANVPLASSSGVGSMTTNNGAVRSQGMELEVNYRIFDRKDFKWNVGANITFVKSKILQLPDNGNENNRQGGTEVYKGKGSNETVWKGGIQEGQSYGDIYGFKMMNVVRDEADLANYAYYVDKIPSKPVYGPAAYAQLTVEQQKNAQQLAPGDAVWYDVNGDGTIDTYDQVKLGNEIPKWMGGFNTSVTWKGLTLFARFDYALGYKKWNSGYQYFMGITSGHFNVPDLAKKTWTEDNPGAELPVLMTNDTNFKKNYTRNTSLFWEDASYLCAREISLSYDLPSQWTRKVLMDKVTVTLTGQNLFYITDNRLYTPEYGTTSGDKGGYALPKTVLMGLKVVF; encoded by the coding sequence ATGAGAAAAAGACATTTAAAGTACTGCCGGGAAGTAATTTTCATGGTAGTGGCCATGCTTTGTTCCATCGGCAGCATGTATGCACAAGTCGGGCAAGCGGTAAGTGGTGTTGTGAAAGATGTTGCGGGAGAGCCTTTGATTGGTGTCTCTGTATTGGAAGTGGGCACATCAAATGGTGCTATTACAGATTTGGATGGGAAATATACGTTAACGTTGACGAAGAGCAAATCGATTCTTGCTTTTTCATACATAGGCTATGCCCAGCAGAATATTCCGGTGGATGGACGTAAGAATATTATGGTAGTGCTGAAAGATGATGCCATAGGTTTGCAGGAAGTTATTGTCACGGGTTATGGTAAAACCGTTACTAAAGATAAACTGACGGCAGCTATATCCAAAGTGTCTTCCGAAGTTTTGGAGAAAGGTGTACGTTCCAATCCGTTGACAGCTTTGGCAGGTACGGTTACCGGTGTACGTGTTACACAAACTTCCGGTCAGCCGGGAGCAGGACCTTCTATTCAGGTACGTGCAGGTGCTTCTTTGAACGGTTCCGGTAGCCCGTTGTATATAATCGACGGTGTGCAGAAATCCGATATGAACGATATCAACAGCAACGATATTGAGTCTATCGAAGTCTTGAAAGATGCTGCTGCGACAGCGTTGTATGGAGCACGTGCCAACAATGGTGTAGTATTGGTGACTACCAAGAGCGGCCATGTGGGAAAAACAACTGTAACTTTGAACGTAAATATCGGTAAAGGTTTTGCCCGCGACAACTATGATTTTATGAATGCCCGTGACTATCTGTATTGGGAGCGTATGGCGGCAAAGCGTAGTGGAGACGATTTGAATCTGGTGAACGGATGGGGTACAGGAAATGACATTACCGCCGACGGAAATAAAAGCAGCAATGGTATCTATAGTACATCTATTCTGACGGATAAGAACAAATATCTTCTGGACTACGGCTGGCAATCGATGAAAGATCCTGCATCAGACAATTATCTATTGTTCAAGGAAACTGATTTTATGAAGTTGAACACACAGGATGCCTGGACGCAGGATTATAATGTTTCATTCTCCGGCGGAAACGATAAAGGCAAGTATTACTCAAGCATCGGATATTATGATGAAACGGGTTTCCCACTGGAGTCGGGATACCAGCGTTTGTCTTTTAACTTAAACGGTGAATATAAGATTAAGAGTTGGTTGAAAGCTTCCGGTTTCGTAAACTTTTCACGTTCGGAGACTAGTCCTAACTACATGAGCGACGCTAATTTCTGGAGTGTGGTGGCTGCGGCTCCGCCTACTTTCAAAGGGGCTAATCTGGACGGAACAGTTATTACACTGCTCAATAATACCCAGAATGCCAACTGGAATGAGATGAAGAACTACTACTATCGCAGAAATACGGCTTATAAGACCACGTTGGGAACTTCTTTCCAAGTGGATTTGATGAAAGGACTGAGCCTGAAACTGAGTGGTATGTGGTATCTTTGGATGAAAGAAACTGAATCTTTTGATAAAGAGTTGCCTACTGCTCCCGGTAAGTTGAATGCTACCCGCAAGGCCTCTGCCACTTATGCGCGCAAACTGGATCAGACTTATAACGCCATTCTTAATTATAATGCCTCATTCGGTGACCATAACGTCAGTGCAGTCGGTGGTTTTGAAATAATAGACAAATATAGCTACGGACTCTCGGCCTCAGGTCAGGGAGCTACTTCCGACGACTTTATCGGGTTGCAGTTTACTGCCCCGTTGGATGCCAATGGGAAATCTACCCGTAACATGTCTACCACTCATACACAGGAGCGTATCATGTCCGGTTTCGTAAATGCGACCTACGATTATAAGAGCAAGTATCTTTTCTCTTTTTCCGGACGTTACGACGGCTATTCCAAGTTGGTAGACAACCGTTGGGGATTTTTCCCCGGTGTCAGTGCCGCATGGAATGTGTATCGTGAAGAATTCATGGAGAAATATCTGGATATATTTTCCAACATAAAGGTTCGTATGGGGTATGGACAGAATGGTAACGTGAACGGTATCGGGCTGTACGAATTGCAGGGCAGCTATGCAAATGCCGGTAACTACAACGGTATTTACGGTCTGTTGATTAACGATATTGCTTATCCCGGATTGCGTTGGGAGAAGACGACTTCTTTTGATACTGCGATAGAATTAGGATTATTTAATAAGGTAGACTTGAGCGTAGGCTACTTCAACAAGAAGACTACCGACTTGATTGCCAATGTACCTTTGGCTTCTTCATCCGGTGTAGGCTCGATGACGACAAACAACGGTGCTGTGCGTAGCCAGGGTATGGAACTTGAAGTCAATTACCGCATTTTTGATCGTAAGGACTTTAAGTGGAATGTAGGCGCCAACATCACTTTCGTGAAATCCAAAATCCTGCAATTGCCCGATAACGGTAACGAAAACAACCGCCAGGGCGGAACGGAAGTTTACAAAGGCAAAGGTAGTAATGAAACCGTGTGGAAGGGTGGAATACAGGAAGGACAGTCTTACGGTGATATCTACGGATTTAAGATGATGAATGTCGTGCGTGACGAAGCCGATTTGGCAAACTATGCTTATTACGTGGACAAGATTCCCTCTAAACCGGTATATGGCCCGGCAGCTTATGCACAGTTGACAGTTGAGCAGCAGAAAAATGCACAGCAGTTAGCTCCGGGTGATGCTGTATGGTACGATGTGAATGGTGACGGAACTATCGACACGTACGACCAAGTGAAGCTTGGCAACGAAATTCCAAAGTGGATGGGTGGTTTCAATACGTCCGTTACATGGAAAGGTCTGACCTTGTTTGCCCGATTCGACTATGCACTGGGATATAAGAAATGGAATAGCGGTTATCAATATTTCATGGGTATCACTTCCGGTCACTTCAATGTCCCGGATTTGGCTAAAAAGACATGGACGGAAGATAATCCGGGTGCGGAACTTCCGGTATTGATGACTAACGACACTAACTTTAAAAAGAACTATACCCGTAACACTTCATTGTTCTGGGAAGATGCTTCCTATTTGTGTGCACGTGAGATTTCTTTGAGCTACGATTTACCTTCGCAGTGGACGAGAAAAGTCCTGATGGATAAAGTGACAGTGACGCTTACCGGACAGAATTTGTTCTATATAACGGACAATCGTCTCTACACTCCCGAATATGGAACTACTAGCGGCGATAAAGGCGGATACGCTTTGCCTAAGACAGTTCTGATGGGATTAAAGGTCGTGTTCTAA
- a CDS encoding alpha/beta hydrolase family protein, whose translation MLTVHSSVISAQTPEVIGREHNIIQSERQDGRFLSTYGVVHAMLSHIKPECAFQPDMTLEEFREWQHKVRKSMQEIMNFPEIKDMPSPKRLYSKQRDGYKLEKWEFYPLPECVSTFLVLIPDSLQQPVPAVLCIPGSGGSKEGLAGEPGVFPKLNDDYQNPKVTMARNFAKAGYVAVAVDNPAAGESSDLERYARGRNYNYDLVSRVLLELGWSYLGYTSYLDMQVLQWMKAQTYIRKDRIIVSGFSLGTEPLMVLGTLDTSLYAFVYNDFLCQTQERALVMTVPDKDGTRPFPNSIRHLIPDFWRKFNFPDIVAALAPRPVILTEGGLDRDLNLVRAAYKIAGHPENIEIHHYPKYASPHNRTDFDALPEGLDRDEFYKLVNVDGPNHYFKSELVLPWLKKHLE comes from the coding sequence ATGCTGACAGTTCACAGTAGCGTTATTTCCGCCCAAACTCCGGAAGTAATAGGTCGTGAACATAATATCATTCAATCAGAACGACAGGATGGACGCTTCCTGAGTACTTACGGAGTTGTTCACGCAATGCTTTCACACATAAAACCGGAATGTGCATTTCAACCGGATATGACTTTGGAAGAATTCCGTGAATGGCAACATAAAGTACGGAAGTCAATGCAGGAAATTATGAACTTCCCCGAAATAAAGGACATGCCGTCACCTAAACGACTATACAGCAAACAACGTGACGGCTACAAACTGGAGAAGTGGGAATTTTATCCTTTGCCCGAATGTGTATCTACTTTTCTAGTATTGATACCGGATTCTTTGCAGCAGCCAGTTCCTGCTGTTTTATGTATTCCCGGTTCCGGTGGCAGTAAAGAAGGATTGGCGGGCGAGCCGGGCGTTTTCCCGAAGCTGAATGATGATTATCAGAATCCCAAGGTAACAATGGCACGGAATTTTGCGAAAGCAGGTTATGTGGCGGTAGCCGTAGATAATCCGGCAGCCGGTGAATCCTCGGATTTGGAACGTTATGCACGCGGAAGAAATTATAACTACGATTTGGTGTCGCGAGTTCTGTTAGAATTGGGATGGAGTTATCTCGGTTATACTTCTTATCTTGATATGCAAGTTCTTCAATGGATGAAAGCACAGACCTATATCCGTAAAGACCGGATTATCGTAAGTGGCTTTTCTCTGGGGACAGAGCCGTTAATGGTACTGGGAACGCTGGATACGTCACTCTATGCTTTTGTTTACAATGATTTTTTGTGCCAAACACAAGAACGCGCATTGGTAATGACCGTGCCTGATAAGGATGGCACACGACCTTTCCCTAACTCTATCCGCCATCTGATACCTGACTTTTGGCGTAAATTCAACTTCCCTGATATTGTAGCTGCCTTGGCTCCCCGTCCTGTGATATTGACGGAAGGAGGACTGGACCGTGACTTGAATCTTGTACGTGCCGCATATAAGATTGCCGGACACCCGGAGAATATCGAGATACACCATTATCCTAAGTACGCCAGTCCGCATAATCGAACGGACTTTGACGCATTGCCGGAAGGGCTCGATAGAGATGAGTTTTATAAATTAGTGAACGTAGATGGTCCTAATCATTATTTTAAATCGGAATTAGTTCTTCCTTGGTTAAAGAAACATTTAGAGTAA